Part of the Nicotiana sylvestris chromosome 2, ASM39365v2, whole genome shotgun sequence genome, GGAAGCATAGATTTCTTTCATTATTTAATATGTAAGGTATATGATCGGAGAGGCATAAGCCTTGTGTCGTGGCTTGAGTGGACTATACGAGCATGGTTCATATGACCGTTTGACCCTTACAATGAATCCTAACCACCAAGCCTTAGATTTTGACacataaaattttcttttccCTTGCTAAAGATCTTAACCCAAAGGGTAatggcccccagtattcgaggtcaaACTTGTGAGGGCTCAGATACTGTTGATTTGGTGCAAACGgtcatcaatttcagtttaagACTGGTCTTCAAAACTAAGGCAGCATGCTTTACTGGTTCCTCGTTATAAACCTTGCCGAAAAACCCTCTTCGGGACAAAACCAGTTCAAGAGAAAATGAGCGCAACACGTACTTTCAGACCTAATTTCCACATCCTCCCCTGGCCAAGTACCTGCATGCGTTATTCAAAAATGTATCAAAATTAAAAGGGATTTAAGCCCGTACCCTAGCAGTAGTACCACTTTAAATGTGCCACATTTCAAGTGTTTGGTAGTTGATCCTTGTTTTCCGCTTCACATTTATATGAGCCTTTGCCGATTATTCTGATAACTCGATACGGTCATTCCCAATTCGGGCCCAGTTTTCCTTTGTTTGGGTTCTTGGTGTGTAGTGTTACCTTTCTCAATACCAAGTCTCCGACTTGAGAATGTCTGaggttggctcttcgattgtaTTACCTTCCTATTCGCTGCTTATGGGCAGCCAACCGAACCAGGGCGGCCTCCCCCCTTTCGTCCATTAGTTCCAGGCTCATGGTCACAGCCTCGCCGTTTGACTCTTCGGTAGCATACCAGAATTTGAGGCTCAGTTCCCGTACCTCAAAAAATATTAAGTCTTTAGCACCGTAGACTAGAGAAAATGGGGTCACCTTGGTGCTCGACTTCAAGGTCGTACGATATGCCCACATGACTTCGGGCAAGATTTCCTTCCACTTTCCTTTCGAACCGGTCAACCTCTTTTTTAGATTTTGGATAATAGTCTTGTTCGATGATTCCTCTTGCCCATTCTTACTAGGGTGATCAGGCATTGATAATATCTTTTTAATCTTGTTATCTTTGAGAAACCTACTcaccttgctgccgatgaattgttTCCCGTTGTCCAAACGATCTCGGctggtatcccaaatcgacatattATGTAATCCCAGATAAATTTGATGACTTCTTTCTCTCGAAAATTCTCAAACGCCTAAGCCTCGACCTATTTGGAAAAATAATTGTTCATGAATAGTATGAACTGAACTTTACCGGGCGCACATGGCAGGGGATTGGCGATGTTCATTCCCCACTTCATAAATTGCTAGGGGGACAGGACCGAGTGGAGCATCTCTTCGGGTTCATATATCATCGAGGCAtgtctttggcactcatcacatttTTGTATGAAGTCATTTGCATCCTTCTCCATTTCAGTCCAGTAGTAGCCGACTCTGATAAGCTTCAGAACTAAGGATTTTTCCCCCGAATGGTTCCCGCAGGTGCCCTTGTGAACCTCTCTTATGGTGTATTCAGTCTCTCCTAACCCTAAGCATCTGGCCAGTGGGACAAAGAAAGATCTACTGAATAATGCCCCTTCGGCTAAGCTATTTCTGGCAAGTTTGGTGCGCAGGGCTCTCGATTCTTCGGGGTCCGAAGacaattttcctttttttaagtAGTCTATGTATTTGTTTCACCAATACCAAGTCAAAATTGTTTATTTACTTCGGCGTGACTTCTTCTATCATCGAGTTCATCGGTTGTACCACTGCCCCTAAGCTAAATTCATCAAAGTCGATCGATGACCCCAAGTTAGCtagtgcatcggcctcactattttgatctcgGGTACATGCTGCAGAATCCATTCCTTGAATTGGTGCAGGGTTACCTGcaatttgtccaagtacctccgCATCCGTTCTTCTTTTACTTCGAACGTTCTATTGACTTGATTTATGACAAAGAGGGAGTCACATTTGGCTTAGATCACTTCGGCCCCAAGGCTCTTAGCCAGTTCTAGACCTATAATCATTGCCTTATACTCGGCTTCATagttagtcaattttacagttctaATAAATTGCCTAATTATGCTTCCCGAGGGTGGTTTCAACACAATACCCCcggtaagcacgtgattttttcccaatatgagaattactcccaaaaaattcaaaaataaaatgatttttctttggtgtacaattttgtgatgttttgtgatattttgaataattatttgtatttgtctatgcgtgtttatttgttaaattaataaaaaaaatacaaaaatatgtcgcatttgcatgtaggatttaattctataattgttagtaattaaacttgtttt contains:
- the LOC138886038 gene encoding uncharacterized protein encodes the protein MSIWDTSRDRLDNGKQFIGSKVSRFLKDNKIKKILSMPDHPSKNGQEESSNKTIIQNLKKRLTGSKGKWKEILPEVMWAYRTTLKSSTKVTPFSLVYGAKDLIFFEVRELSLKFWYATEESNGEAVTMSLELMDERGEAALVRLAAHKQRIGRYLARGGCGN